One part of the Phragmites australis chromosome 3, lpPhrAust1.1, whole genome shotgun sequence genome encodes these proteins:
- the LOC133913591 gene encoding cytochrome b-c1 complex subunit 7-like isoform X2 has product MSSMLSALSQWLVNPRRNPLARLHMHAVSSRLRKYGLRYDDLYDPYHDLDIKEALGRLPSEVVDARIQRLKRAMDLSMKHQYLHDDLQTPFRGYLSDMLALVKKESAEREALGALPLYQRTIP; this is encoded by the exons ATGTCGTCGATGCTGTCCGCGCTGTCGCAGTGGCTGGTGAACCCGCGCCGCAACCCGCTCGCGCGCCTCCACATGCACGCCGTCTCCTCGCGCCTCAGGAAATATG GGCTGAGGTACGACGACCTCTACGACCCGTACCACGACCTGGACATCAAGGAGGCGCTCGGGAGGCTGCCCAGTGAGGTGGTTGACGCCCGCATCCAGCGCCTCAAGCGCGCCATGGATCTCTCCATGAAGCACCAGTACCTCCACGACGACCTCCAG ACACCATTCAGAGGATATTTGAGTGACATGTTGGCTCTG GTGAAAAAGGAAAGTGCGGAGCGTGAAGCACTGGGAGCCCTTCCGCTTTACCAGAGAACCATTCCATAA
- the LOC133913591 gene encoding cytochrome b-c1 complex subunit 7-like isoform X1, with product MSSMLSALSQWLVNPRRNPLARLHMHAVSSRLRKYGLRYDDLYDPYHDLDIKEALGRLPSEVVDARIQRLKRAMDLSMKHQYLHDDLQALQTPFRGYLSDMLALVKKESAEREALGALPLYQRTIP from the exons ATGTCGTCGATGCTGTCCGCGCTGTCGCAGTGGCTGGTGAACCCGCGCCGCAACCCGCTCGCGCGCCTCCACATGCACGCCGTCTCCTCGCGCCTCAGGAAATATG GGCTGAGGTACGACGACCTCTACGACCCGTACCACGACCTGGACATCAAGGAGGCGCTCGGGAGGCTGCCCAGTGAGGTGGTTGACGCCCGCATCCAGCGCCTCAAGCGCGCCATGGATCTCTCCATGAAGCACCAGTACCTCCACGACGACCTCCAG GCACTGCAGACACCATTCAGAGGATATTTGAGTGACATGTTGGCTCTG GTGAAAAAGGAAAGTGCGGAGCGTGAAGCACTGGGAGCCCTTCCGCTTTACCAGAGAACCATTCCATAA
- the LOC133913593 gene encoding dihydrolipoyllysine-residue acetyltransferase component 1 of pyruvate dehydrogenase complex, mitochondrial-like, translated as MANIRALLVGLARARGSFVEAGRCASLRSSLLASLGGHYKVPLPGRWFSSTGLPPHLVVGMPALSPTMNQGNIAKWRKREGDKIEVGDVICEIETDKATLEFESLEEGYLAKILAPEGSKDVQVGQPIAVTVEDLEDIKSIPADTSFGGEQKEEQSTESAPQSNVANVSEQSLVVSRISPAAKLLIKEYGLDTSSLRASGPRGTLLKGDVLAALKSGASSSSTKEKKAPVAPSSQPTHDSQAQPAITSQKTDTYEDIPNSQIRKVIAKRLLESKQTTPHLYISKDVVLDPLLTFRNELKEQHDIKVSVNDIIIKAVAIALRNAPEANAYWNNEKEEAQKCDSVDISIAVATEKGLMTPIIRNADQKTISAISSEVKQLAEKARAGKLAPNEFQGGTFSISNLGMYPVDNFCAIINPPQSGILAVGRGNKVVEPVVDSDGTEKAAAVTKMSLTLSADHRVFDGQVGGKFFKELALNFSDIRRLLL; from the exons ATGGCAAACATCCGTGCGCTTCTGGTTGG CTTGGCGCGTGCAAGGGGTTCCTTCGTAGAGGCTGGCCGATGTGCTTCCTTGAG GTCGTCACTTCTAGCATCACTGGGTGGTCATTACAAG GTTCCCTTACCAGGCCGTTGGTTCTCATCAACAG GGCTTCCTCCACATCTGGTGGTCGGGATGCCTGCGCTGTCCCCTACTATG AATCAAGGTAACATTGCGAAATGGAGAAAACGGGAAGGAGACAAA ATAGAGGTTGGTGATGTGATATGCGAGATAGAAACTGATAAGGCCACCCTTGAGTTTGAAAGTCTTGAAGAGGG GTATCTGGCCAAGATTTTGGCACCCGAAGGTTCAAAGGATGTTCAGGTTGGACAACCCATTGCTGTCACG GTTGAAGATCTTGAGGATATCAAAAGTATACCCGCCGATACCTCCTTTGGAGGTGAACAAAAGGAGGAGCAGTCAACAGAAAGTGCACCACAAAGTAATGTAGCTAATGTGTCTGAACAAAGCTTAGTAGTGAGCCGAATAAGCCCAGCTGCAAAGTTACTTATCAAGGAATATGGACTGGATACATCGTCATTGAGAGCATCCGGGCCCCGTGGCACCCTTCTGAAAGGGGATGTTCTGGCTGCATTGAAGTCAGGAGCTAGTTCAAGTTCAACGAAAGAAAAGAAGGCTCCAGTGGCACCTTCATCTCAGCCAACTCATGATTCCCAAGCTCAACCAGCCATTACTTCACAAAAGACTGATACATATGAAGATATTCCAAATAGTCAGATACGGAAG GTTATTGCAAAAAGGTTGCTCGAATCAAAACAGACGACTCCACATTTATACATATCCAAAG ATGTTGTACTGGATCCCTTGCTCACTTTCAGAAATGAACTGAAAG AGCAACACGACATTAAAGTTTCAGTAAATGATATCATCATAAAAGCTGTGGCAATTGCCTTACGGAATGCTCCTGAAGCAAATG CTTACTGGAACAATGAGAAGGAAGAAGCCCAAAAGTGTGATTCAGTCGATATATCTATTGCTGTTGCTACAGAGAAG GGCCTAATGACTCCAATAATAAGAAATGCAGATCAAAAGACAATATCAGCAATATCCTCAGAG GTTAAGCAGCTGGCTGAAAAGGCAAGAGCTGGGAAGCTTGCCCCTAATGAATTTCAAGGGGGAACTTTCAG TATCTCAAATCTTGGGATGTACCCAGTGGACAATTTCTGTGCAATCATTAATCCTCCACAg TCTGGCATTCTTGCTGTCGGTAGAGGTAACAAGGTTGTAGAGCCTGTTGTGGACAGTGATG GAACTGAGAAGGCTGCTGCAGTCACAAAAATGAGCTTGACACTGTCTGCTGACCATCGTGTATTTGATGGGCAAGTAGGAG GCAAGTTTTTCAAGGAGCTGGCATTGAATTTCAGTGACATTAGGAGACTGCTACTGTAA
- the LOC133913590 gene encoding uncharacterized protein LOC133913590, translating to MRDFPSCFGESGVQIADASSSSSSAGKGAAQNLVTCLYQTQFSGRPCVISVTWSKSLLGQGLSIGVDDLSGQCLCKADIKPWLFSKKKGSKSLDVVDGKIEIFWDLSGAKFGSGPEPLEGFYVAVVFDLELVLLLGDMKKDAYRKTGANRPMLNAAFVARREHVYGKKIYSAKAQFCDNGQFHDIVIECDTVGFKDPCLEIRVDKKPVMQVKRLAWKFRGNQTILVDGLPVEVFWDVHSWLFGSTASNAVFMFQTCQAPEKSMPWSYSQIFRDSQLQGLGFSLILHAWKVE from the coding sequence ATGAGGGACTTCCCGTCCTGCTTCGGGGAGAGCGGCGTCCAGATCGCGgacgcgtcgtcgtcgtcgtcgagcgCCGGCAAGGGTGCGGCGCAGAATCTGGTGACGTGCCTCTACCAGACGCAGTTCTCGGGCCGGCCCTGCGTGATCTCGGTCACGTGGAGCAAGAGTCTCTTGGGGCAGGGCCTCAGCATCGGCGTGGACGACCTGTCCGGCCAGTGCCTGTGCAAGGCGGACATCAAGCCGTGGCTCTTCTCCAAGAAGAAGGGGTCTAAGAGCCTCGACGTCGTGGACGGCAAGATTGAGATCTTCTGGGACCTGTCGGGCGCCAAGTTCGGTTCTGGGCCTGAACCATTGGAGGGGTTCTATGTCGCAGTGGTGTTCGACCTTGAGCTCGTGCTCTTGCTCGGCGACATGAAGAAGGACGCGTACCGGAAGACGGGCGCTAACCGGCCGATGCTGAATGCCGCATTTGTGGCGAGGAGGGAGCACGTATATGGCAAGAAGATTTACTCTGCAAAGGCGCAATTCTGCGATAATGGCCAGTTCCATGACATTGTCATAGAGTGTGATACCGTCGGCTTCAAGGATCCATGTCTTGAGATACGGGTAGATAAGAAGCCCGTGATGCAGGTGAAGCGGTTGGCGTGGAAGTTTAGGGGAAATCAAACAATTCTTGTCGATGGCTTGCCTGTGGAGGTGTTCTGGGATGTCCACAGTTGGTTGTTTGGGTCGACGGCGAGCAATGCGGTGTTCATGTTTCAGACATGCCAGGCACCTGAGAAGTCGATGCCATGGTCATACTCGCAGATTTTTAGGGATTCCCAGTTGCAAGGTCTTGGTTTCTCGCTCATCCTGCATGCATGGAAGGTTGAATAG
- the LOC133913594 gene encoding protein neprosin-like, giving the protein MDTARGVACLLVAVICLSCAAAAAARSPAARMHRHLKRLNKPAVKTIESPDGDKIDCVHISHQPAFDHPFLKNHTIQMRPNYHPEGLYDESKSNVASSSNGEKPMLQLWHQNGRCPEGTVPIRRTKKGDLLRASSMRRYGRKRHTVANPMSVNPTMLNEGGHQHAIAYVQGDKYYGAKATINVWEPKIEQPNEFSLSQLWILGGSFGEDLNSIEAGWQVSPDLYGDNNTRLFTYWTSDAYQATGCYNILCSGFVQINSEIAMGASISPTSSYSGSQYDISILIWKDPKEGNWWMQFGKDYVLGYWPSFLFSYLADSASMVEWGGEVVNSQPDGMHTSTQMGSGHFPAEGFSKASYFKNIQVVDSTNNLKAPKGVGTFTEQSNCYDLQNGNNGDWGTYFYYGGPGRSSNCQ; this is encoded by the exons ATGGACACCGCGCGGGGGGTCGCGTGCCTGCTCGTGGCGGTGATCTGCCTGTCCTGCGCCGCGGCTGCCGCCGCgaggtcgccggcggcgaggatgCACCGGCACCTCAAGCGGCTTAACAAACCGGCCGTGAAGACCATCGAG AGTCCAGACGGGGACAAAATAGATTGCGTGCACATCTCACACCAGCCAGCGTTTGATCACCCTTTCCTTAAGAACCACACTATCCAG ATGAGGCCGAACTATCACCCTGAGGGCCTGTACGACGAGTCCAAGAGCAATGTAGCCTCCAGCAGCAACGGGGAGAAGCCTATGCTTCAGCTCTGGCATCAGAATGGGAGGTGTCCTGAGGGCACCGTCCCAATCAGGAGAACGAAGAAGGGCGACTTGCTCAGGGCAAGCTCAATGCGGCGGTACGGCAGGAAGCGGCACACCGTTGCGAACCCTATGTCCGTCAATCCTACAATGCTCAATGAGGGCGGTCATCAA CATGCGATAGCGTACGTTCAAGGTGACAAGTACTACGGTGCGAAGGCGACCATCAATGTGTGGGAGCCCAAGATCGAGCAGCCTAACGAGTTCAGCTTGTCCCAGCTCTGGATCTTGGGGGGATCATTCGGTGAAGATCTTAACAGCATCGAGGCTGGTTGGCAG GTTAGTCCGGACCTGTACGGGGACAACAACACAAGGCTATTCACGTACTGGACC AGTGATGCGTACCAAGCAACGGGGTGCTACAACATACTGTGTTCAGGGTTCGTTCAGATTAACAGCGAGATTGCCATGGGAGCCAGCATCTCTCCAACCTCAAGCTACTCTGGCTCCCAATATGATATCAGTATACTGATCTGGAAG GACCCAAAAGAGGGCAACTGGTGGATGCAATTTGGCAAGGATTATGTTCTCGGCTACTGGCcgtccttcctcttctcctacCTCGCCGACAGTGCGTCAATGGTCGAGTGGGGCGGGGAGGTGGTGAACTCGCAGCCCGACGGCATGCACACGTCGACGCAGATGGGCAGCGGGCACTTCCCAGCTGAAGGGTTCAGCAAGGCGAGCTACTTCAAGAACATACAGGTGGTGGACAGCACGAACAACCTGAAAGCCCCCAAGGGGGTGGGCACATTCACCGAACAGTCGAACTGCTACGACTTGCAGAACGGTAACAATGGCGACTGGGGCACGTACTTCTACTATGGAGGCCCTGGTAGGAGCTCGAACTGCCAATAA
- the LOC133913592 gene encoding uncharacterized protein LOC133913592: MAVRPGWVVGVARGSAAAWQRVACNPETLPPDRVLALLCCAPLHLLARLAAFLCAPFLPYARAPLRLVSPHRRSRRFLVLRPPELVPHPFTYSSSSSSSSSSSDEDGDGDDIHDHVD, encoded by the coding sequence ATGGCGGTGCGGCCGGGGTGGGTGGTGGGGGTGGCGCGGgggtcggcggcggcgtggcAGCGCGTGGCGTGCAACCCGGAGACACTCCCGCCCGACCGCGTCCTCGCGCTGCTCTGCTGCGCGCCGCTCCACCTCCTCGCGCGCCTCGCCGCCTTCCTCTGCGCCCCCTTCCTCCCCTACGCCCGCGCCCCGCTCCGCCTCGTCTCCCCccaccgccgcagccgccgcttCCTCGTCCTCCGGCCTCCGGAGCTTGTGCCGCATCCTTTCACTTACTCCTCcagctcctcgtcgtcgtcgtcttcgtcgGATGAggatggcgacggcgacgacatCCACGATCACGTCGATTGA